A single Lolium perenne isolate Kyuss_39 chromosome 6, Kyuss_2.0, whole genome shotgun sequence DNA region contains:
- the LOC127309273 gene encoding PLAT domain-containing protein 3, with translation MARISVALLLAVVASAAALAHGRDLPTSIKLTRGAVVGGDSNECVYTVYVRTGSIWKAGTDATISLELTTADNYDGVEMTDLPSWGGLMYEGHSYFERGNLDIFSGRGPCMASTPCRMRVSSDGSGDHHGWYCNYVEVTVTGPHRGCAQQLFTVEQWLATDAAPYKLEAVVDHCSYDDGVVA, from the exons ATGGCTCGGATcagcgtcgctctcctcctcgccGTCGTGGCCTCCGCCGCCGCGCTCGCGCATGGCCGCGACCTCCCGACCTCGATCAAG CTGACCAGAGGCGCCGTGGTGGGCGGCGACAGCAACGAGTGCGTGTACACGGTGTACGTGCGGACGGGGTCGATCTGGAAGGCCGGGACGGACGCGACGATCTCGCTGGAGCTGACGACCGCGGACAACTACGACGGCGTGGAGATGACGGACCTGCCGTCGTGGGGCGGGCTGATGTACGAGGGCCACTCCTACTTCGAGCGCGGGAACCTGGACATCTTCAGCGGCCGCGGCCCATGCATGGCGTCCACGCCGTGCCGGATGAGGGTCTCCTCCGACGGCTCCGGCGACCACCACGGCTGGTACTGCAACTACGTCGAGGTCACCGTCACGGGCCCCCACAGAGGCTGCGCGCAGCAGCTGTTCACCGTCGAGCAGTGGCTCGCCACTGACGCGGCGCCGTACAAGCTTGAGGCCGTCGTTGACCACTGCTCCTACGACGATGGCGTCGTGGCGTGA